A single genomic interval of Nocardioides nitrophenolicus harbors:
- a CDS encoding cytochrome P450: protein MTAVQQPTTPDLSWLESVSMSQLERNPYPTYERLRREAPLAFVPVLGSYVASTAEVCREVATSPDFEAVITPAGGRTFGHPAIIGVNGDIHADLRGMVEPQLQPVEVDRWVDDLVRPIARRYLESFEDAGRAELVGEYCEPVSVRSLGDLLGLQSVSSDQLRDWFHKLSRSFTNAGVDENGEFLDPEGFREGDEAKAEIRATVDPLIDRWIAEPADTAISHWLHDGMPPGQTREREYIYPTIYVYLLGAMQEPGHGLASTLVGLFSRPEQLEEVVDDPTLIPRAISEGMRWTSPIWSATARISTREVTVAGVDLPAGTPVILSYGAANHDTGRYDAPTEYDLHRPPLPHLAFGAGNHACAGIYYANQVMRIAMEELLEAIPNLERDTSEDVEFWGWGFRGPTSLHCTWEV, encoded by the coding sequence ATGACCGCCGTACAGCAGCCGACCACGCCGGACCTCTCCTGGCTGGAGTCGGTCTCGATGTCCCAGCTCGAGCGCAACCCCTACCCGACCTACGAGCGACTGCGCCGCGAGGCCCCGCTGGCCTTCGTCCCCGTCCTCGGCTCGTACGTCGCCTCGACCGCCGAGGTCTGCCGCGAGGTCGCCACGAGTCCCGACTTCGAGGCCGTGATCACCCCGGCGGGCGGGCGCACCTTCGGCCATCCCGCGATCATCGGCGTCAACGGCGACATCCACGCCGACCTGCGCGGCATGGTCGAGCCGCAGCTGCAGCCGGTCGAGGTGGACCGCTGGGTCGACGACCTGGTCCGCCCGATCGCGCGCCGCTATCTCGAGTCCTTCGAGGACGCCGGCCGCGCCGAGCTGGTGGGCGAGTACTGCGAGCCGGTCAGCGTGCGCTCGCTCGGCGATCTGCTGGGCCTGCAGTCGGTGTCGTCCGACCAGCTGCGCGACTGGTTCCACAAGCTGAGCCGCTCGTTCACGAACGCCGGCGTCGACGAGAACGGCGAGTTCCTCGACCCCGAGGGCTTTCGCGAGGGCGACGAGGCGAAGGCGGAGATCCGCGCGACCGTCGACCCGCTGATCGACCGGTGGATCGCCGAGCCCGCGGACACCGCGATCTCGCACTGGCTGCACGACGGGATGCCGCCCGGCCAGACCCGCGAGCGCGAGTACATCTACCCCACGATCTACGTCTACCTGCTCGGCGCCATGCAGGAGCCCGGCCACGGCCTGGCCTCGACCCTGGTCGGCCTGTTCAGCCGGCCCGAGCAGCTCGAGGAGGTCGTCGACGACCCGACCCTGATCCCCCGCGCGATCTCGGAGGGGATGCGCTGGACCTCGCCGATCTGGTCGGCCACCGCGCGCATCTCGACCCGCGAGGTCACCGTCGCCGGCGTCGACCTGCCGGCCGGGACGCCCGTGATCCTGTCGTACGGCGCCGCCAACCACGACACCGGCCGCTACGACGCCCCGACCGAGTACGACCTGCACCGTCCGCCGCTCCCGCACCTCGCGTTCGGCGCCGGCAACCACGCCTGCGCGGGGATCTACTACGCCAACCAGGTGATGCGGATCGCGATGGAGGAGCTGCTCGAGGCGATCCCGAACCTGGAGCGCGACACGTCCGAGGACGTCGAGTTCTGGGGCTGGGGCTTCCGGGGCCCGACCTCGCTGCACTGCACCTGGGAGGTGTGA
- a CDS encoding AraC family transcriptional regulator yields the protein MTGTLTASSHELDDFSEAVARAYFPHDLAIKRRPAGPADLRAVDLGPVRLARIGWGSEVAVESDHPGAWAVNVPRSGVLEANVGGHHVLSLDGQATVCPPDEQTRMTRWSADCSIVGMRVERAYLAEEVTALVGLTTDRLPAQVDLRTDGGRAWIGLLGSIGTEALRNPALARDERVGRRLAGTLTAAFVAACFPEEPGCGTIRPRIVSRVVEAMEADPARDWTAAELAAASGVGIRRLQQGFQRYLGRTPTQQLLSIRLERVHADLLAGGVDSVSEVAMRWGFAHLGRFAASYRERYGVAPSVTLRGR from the coding sequence GTGACGGGAACGCTGACGGCGTCGTCCCACGAGCTCGACGACTTCTCCGAGGCCGTCGCGCGGGCCTACTTCCCCCACGACCTGGCGATCAAGCGGCGTCCGGCCGGACCGGCCGACCTGCGCGCGGTCGACCTCGGCCCGGTGCGGCTGGCCCGGATCGGCTGGGGCTCGGAGGTCGCCGTCGAGTCCGACCACCCCGGCGCGTGGGCGGTCAACGTGCCGCGCAGCGGCGTGCTGGAGGCCAACGTCGGCGGCCACCACGTGCTCTCCCTCGACGGGCAGGCGACGGTCTGCCCGCCCGACGAGCAGACCCGGATGACCCGCTGGTCGGCTGACTGCTCGATCGTCGGGATGCGGGTCGAGCGCGCCTATCTCGCCGAGGAGGTCACCGCGCTCGTCGGCCTCACCACCGACCGGCTGCCCGCCCAGGTCGACCTGCGCACCGACGGCGGCCGCGCCTGGATCGGCCTGCTCGGCTCGATCGGCACCGAGGCCCTGCGCAATCCCGCCCTCGCCCGCGACGAGCGGGTGGGCCGCCGCCTCGCCGGCACCCTCACCGCCGCGTTCGTCGCCGCCTGCTTCCCCGAGGAGCCGGGCTGCGGCACGATCCGGCCGCGGATCGTCTCCCGCGTCGTCGAGGCGATGGAGGCCGACCCGGCCCGCGACTGGACCGCCGCCGAGCTGGCCGCCGCGTCCGGCGTCGGGATCCGCCGGCTGCAGCAGGGCTTCCAGCGTTACCTGGGCCGCACCCCCACCCAGCAGCTGCTCTCCATCCGGCTCGAGCGGGTCCACGCCGACCTGCTCGCCGGTGGCGTCGACAGCGTGTCCGAGGTCGCGATGCGCTGGGGCTTCGCCCACCTCGGCCGGTTCGCGGCCTCCTATCGCGAGCGGTACGGCGTCGCGCCGTCGGTCACCCTGCGCGGGCGGTAG
- a CDS encoding 4-hydroxyphenylacetate 3-hydroxylase family protein, giving the protein MTDTLAPESAPAHDDGPPTVNPAAGSPANQQANFASRPMTGDEYIESLRDGREIYLQGERVEDVTTHPAFRNPIRMTARLYDALHTGPHVDELTVPTDTGNGGVTMPFFKTPTSSADLLKERDAIARWAKMTWGWMGRSPDYKASFLGTLHANKELYAPFEANAERWYRESQEKVLYWNHAIINPPVDRNLPPDEVGDVYMKVEKETDAGLVVSGAKVVATGSAITNYNFIAHYGLPIRKKQFALICTVPMDAPGVKLICRTSYTQQAAQNGTPFDYPLSSRMDENDTIFVFDKVLVPWENVFMYGDVDRINAFFPQSGFLPRFTFQGCTRLAVKLDFIAGLLMKALDTTGSGDFRGVQTRVGEVIGWRNLFWSLTESMARDPEPWVGDAVIPKLEYGLTYRMFMIHGYPRVKEIIEQDVASGLIYLPSGSADFKSAEVRPYLDKYVRGSNGITAVDRVKVMKALWDSIGTEFGGRHELYERNYSGNHENVKAELLFAAQNRGIVDQMKGFADEFLGEYDLDGWTVPDLF; this is encoded by the coding sequence ATGACCGACACCCTCGCGCCCGAGTCCGCGCCCGCCCACGACGACGGGCCGCCGACCGTCAACCCGGCCGCCGGCTCGCCGGCCAACCAGCAGGCCAACTTCGCCTCCCGGCCGATGACCGGCGACGAGTACATCGAGAGCCTCCGCGACGGTCGCGAGATCTACCTACAGGGCGAGCGGGTCGAGGACGTCACCACGCACCCGGCGTTCCGCAACCCGATCCGGATGACCGCCCGCCTGTACGACGCCCTCCACACCGGCCCGCACGTCGACGAGCTCACCGTGCCCACCGACACCGGCAACGGCGGCGTCACCATGCCGTTCTTCAAGACGCCCACCTCGTCGGCCGACCTGCTCAAGGAGCGCGACGCGATCGCGCGCTGGGCCAAGATGACCTGGGGCTGGATGGGCCGCAGCCCCGACTACAAGGCCAGCTTCCTCGGCACCCTCCACGCCAACAAGGAGCTGTACGCGCCGTTCGAGGCCAACGCCGAGCGCTGGTACCGCGAGTCCCAGGAGAAGGTCCTCTACTGGAACCACGCGATCATCAACCCGCCGGTCGACCGCAACCTGCCGCCCGACGAGGTCGGCGACGTCTACATGAAGGTCGAGAAGGAGACCGACGCCGGTCTCGTCGTCTCGGGCGCCAAGGTGGTCGCCACCGGCTCGGCGATCACCAACTACAACTTCATCGCCCACTACGGCCTGCCGATCCGCAAGAAGCAGTTCGCGCTGATCTGCACCGTCCCCATGGACGCGCCGGGCGTGAAGCTGATCTGCCGGACGTCGTACACCCAGCAGGCGGCGCAGAACGGCACCCCGTTCGACTACCCGCTGTCGAGCCGGATGGACGAGAACGACACCATCTTCGTGTTCGACAAGGTGCTGGTGCCCTGGGAGAACGTCTTCATGTACGGCGACGTCGACCGGATCAACGCGTTCTTCCCCCAGTCCGGCTTCCTGCCCCGGTTCACCTTCCAGGGCTGCACCCGGCTCGCGGTCAAGCTCGACTTCATCGCCGGCCTTCTGATGAAGGCGCTCGACACCACCGGCTCCGGCGACTTCCGCGGCGTACAGACCCGGGTCGGCGAGGTCATCGGCTGGCGCAACCTGTTCTGGTCGCTCACCGAGTCCATGGCCCGCGACCCCGAGCCGTGGGTCGGCGACGCGGTCATCCCGAAGCTGGAGTACGGGCTGACCTACCGGATGTTCATGATCCACGGCTACCCGCGGGTCAAGGAGATCATCGAGCAGGACGTCGCCTCCGGCCTGATCTACCTGCCGTCCGGCTCCGCCGACTTCAAGTCCGCCGAGGTGCGCCCGTACCTCGACAAGTACGTCCGCGGCTCCAACGGCATCACCGCCGTCGACCGGGTCAAGGTGATGAAGGCGCTGTGGGACTCCATCGGCACCGAGTTCGGCGGCCGGCACGAGCTCTACGAGCGCAACTACTCCGGCAACCACGAGAACGTGAAGGCCGAGCTGCTCTTCGCCGCCCAGAACCGCGGCATCGTCGACCAGATGAAGGGCTTCGCCGACGAGTTCCTCGGCGAGTACGACCTCGACGGCTGGACCGTCCCCGACCTGTTCTGA
- a CDS encoding MFS transporter, producing the protein MPSTTTTEGTRAQFTTLAAITVITGIVSSLGAPLVPTIAVEQHVSLATAQWMLTATLLAGAVVTPVLGRLATGRLRRPVLLAGLGTVLGGTLLTALPLGIGTMIAGRALQGVGMALAPLAFAVARELWSGQELLAKLAALSVASVSSAGLGYPASSLVAEHLGITGAYLFGALLVAGTTALALRHLPASADGAPQPVDVTGAVLLCTGTLGFLLAVSQGERWGWAQPRTLGAGLGGLALLAAWIAWSMRAPRRDRPVLVDLRLALRPGVRAPNLVTVAIGVSLYGLFSLVVVLVQADGSRGFGLNAGLAVSGLVLVPYALAGIVSNRLALRTARRFGPRPLLPTGCLVFGSGLLLLTCWHDALWQAFLAMAVCGLGGGFTFSSMAVLIVPHVAAEETGSALAFNQLLRYLGFSMGSALTVALLEGFGGDAAAFRATALSMAGICLVAAALAYRPRRVTDGATPYRSR; encoded by the coding sequence ATGCCGTCCACCACCACGACCGAGGGGACCCGCGCTCAGTTCACGACCCTCGCGGCGATCACGGTGATCACCGGCATCGTGAGCAGCCTGGGCGCGCCGCTGGTTCCGACGATCGCGGTCGAGCAGCACGTGTCGCTGGCGACCGCGCAGTGGATGCTCACCGCCACCCTGCTCGCCGGCGCGGTCGTGACCCCCGTCCTCGGCCGACTGGCCACCGGCCGGCTGCGCCGCCCCGTGCTGCTGGCCGGCCTGGGCACCGTGCTGGGCGGCACCCTGCTGACCGCCCTCCCCCTCGGGATCGGCACCATGATCGCGGGCCGCGCCCTGCAGGGGGTCGGGATGGCGCTGGCGCCGCTCGCGTTCGCGGTGGCCCGTGAGCTGTGGTCCGGCCAGGAGCTGCTCGCGAAGCTGGCCGCCCTCTCCGTGGCGTCGGTCAGCAGCGCGGGCCTCGGCTACCCGGCGTCCTCGCTGGTCGCCGAGCACCTCGGCATCACCGGCGCCTACCTCTTCGGCGCCCTCCTCGTCGCCGGTACGACGGCCCTCGCGCTGCGCCACCTGCCCGCCTCCGCCGACGGCGCGCCGCAACCTGTCGACGTGACCGGTGCGGTGCTGCTGTGCACCGGCACCCTCGGCTTCCTGCTCGCCGTCAGCCAGGGCGAGCGCTGGGGCTGGGCGCAGCCGCGGACCCTGGGCGCCGGCCTCGGCGGCCTGGCCCTGCTGGCCGCCTGGATCGCCTGGAGCATGCGTGCGCCACGGCGCGACCGCCCGGTGCTGGTCGACCTGCGACTCGCCCTGCGCCCCGGCGTACGTGCTCCGAACCTGGTGACCGTCGCCATCGGGGTCAGCCTCTACGGGCTGTTCTCCCTGGTCGTCGTCCTGGTCCAGGCCGACGGGAGCCGCGGCTTCGGCCTGAACGCCGGGCTCGCGGTGAGCGGGCTGGTCCTGGTGCCCTACGCACTCGCCGGCATCGTCTCCAACCGGCTGGCCCTGCGCACCGCACGCCGGTTCGGACCCCGTCCGCTGCTGCCGACCGGCTGCCTGGTCTTCGGCTCGGGCCTGCTGCTGCTCACCTGTTGGCACGACGCGTTGTGGCAGGCGTTCCTGGCGATGGCCGTGTGTGGGCTGGGCGGCGGCTTCACCTTCTCCTCGATGGCCGTCCTGATCGTCCCCCATGTCGCCGCGGAGGAGACCGGCAGCGCACTGGCGTTCAACCAGCTGCTGCGCTATCTCGGCTTCTCGATGGGCTCGGCGCTGACCGTGGCCCTGCTGGAGGGCTTCGGCGGCGATGCGGCGGCATTCCGGGCGACCGCGCTCAGCATGGCCGGGATCTGCCTCGTCGCGGCCGCGCTGGCCTACCGCCCGCGCAGGGTGACCGACGGCGCGACGCCGTACCGCTCGCGATAG
- a CDS encoding helix-turn-helix transcriptional regulator, whose protein sequence is MSERVRGRSPRDWGSASRVVAAAYFPHELRLVGGVHEPRLTLRTLDLGPVMIGQVGWGADVAIDCDYPGAYEVNLPITGHLESRGRHGPITSVARQGTVFRADAPSLISHWDATCTVLGVKFDSAWFDVEAERLLGTDRVGVRELLPDQLRLDEGRGRAWRQLVTSLATNLHDPHLFADSDLVRQQLAGALVAGLVDLCRAPEVASPPARPWHVRRVVEQLHDDPARAWTAAEMAALAGTSVRRLQEAFQQWLGCTPSAYLLDIRLRRARADLAAQPPPTVGEVAARWGFSSASRFAAAYRRRYGEPPSAHR, encoded by the coding sequence GTGTCCGAGCGGGTCCGGGGCCGGTCGCCGCGTGACTGGGGGAGTGCCTCCCGGGTCGTCGCGGCGGCCTACTTCCCCCACGAGCTCCGGCTCGTCGGCGGAGTCCACGAGCCGCGGCTGACGCTGCGCACCCTCGACCTCGGGCCGGTCATGATCGGCCAGGTCGGCTGGGGCGCCGACGTCGCGATCGACTGCGACTACCCCGGCGCCTACGAGGTCAACCTGCCGATCACCGGACACCTCGAGAGCCGGGGGCGGCACGGCCCGATCACCTCGGTCGCCAGGCAGGGCACGGTGTTCCGCGCCGACGCCCCGTCGCTGATCAGCCACTGGGACGCGACCTGCACGGTGCTCGGCGTGAAGTTCGACAGCGCCTGGTTCGACGTGGAGGCCGAGCGGCTGCTCGGCACCGACCGGGTCGGCGTACGAGAGCTGTTGCCCGACCAGCTGCGCCTCGACGAGGGGCGCGGCCGGGCCTGGCGCCAGCTGGTCACCAGCCTCGCCACCAACCTGCACGATCCCCACCTGTTCGCCGACAGCGACCTGGTGCGCCAGCAGCTCGCCGGCGCGCTGGTCGCCGGCCTGGTCGACCTGTGCCGCGCCCCCGAAGTCGCCAGCCCGCCGGCCCGACCGTGGCACGTCCGCCGCGTCGTCGAGCAGCTCCACGACGACCCCGCCCGGGCCTGGACCGCCGCCGAGATGGCCGCCCTGGCCGGCACGAGCGTGCGGCGGCTGCAGGAGGCATTCCAGCAGTGGCTCGGCTGCACCCCGTCGGCGTACCTCCTCGACATCCGGCTGCGCCGGGCCCGCGCCGACCTCGCCGCCCAGCCGCCGCCGACCGTCGGGGAGGTCGCGGCTCGCTGGGGCTTCTCCAGCGCCAGCCGGTTCGCCGCGGCGTACCGCCGGCGCTACGGCGAGCCACCCTCCGCCCACCGCTGA
- a CDS encoding flavin reductase family protein, which yields MDPRTLRSTFGRFATGVTVITCRTPDGAHHGATVTAFTPISLDPPLVQVALTRTSKAAAYLDGASFAVNVLAADQVDVAMHFAGRPSADPLPWCDGTVAPSLRGTAATLTCRAHRTDDGGDHLLFLGEVVDVVSTDRRPLLFHDSAFHQIGRRSSDVVWLGCQDDPHTSWFGALVPADTHY from the coding sequence ATGGACCCGCGCACGCTGCGCTCGACCTTCGGTCGCTTCGCGACCGGCGTCACCGTCATCACCTGCCGCACCCCCGACGGCGCCCACCACGGCGCGACCGTCACCGCCTTCACGCCGATCTCCCTGGACCCGCCGCTGGTCCAGGTCGCGCTGACCCGCACGTCGAAGGCGGCGGCGTACCTGGACGGTGCGTCCTTCGCCGTCAACGTGCTCGCAGCCGACCAGGTCGACGTGGCGATGCACTTCGCGGGCCGTCCGAGCGCGGACCCGCTGCCCTGGTGCGACGGCACGGTCGCCCCCTCCCTGCGCGGCACGGCGGCCACCCTCACCTGCCGCGCGCACCGCACCGACGACGGCGGCGACCACCTGCTGTTCCTCGGCGAGGTGGTCGACGTGGTCAGCACCGACCGGCGTCCGCTGCTCTTCCATGACAGCGCCTTCCACCAGATCGGCCGCCGTTCGTCCGACGTCGTCTGGCTCGGCTGCCAGGACGACCCCCACACCAGCTGGTTCGGCGCGCTCGTGCCGGCCGACACCCACTACTGA
- a CDS encoding 2Fe-2S iron-sulfur cluster-binding protein, producing MTITVGERRVEAAADQTVLEALLRAGVWMPNSCNQGTCGTCKLQVVSGEVDHRDSPLDTLTPDERAAGLALACQARPCGDTEVALRGADSGRTTHPLRDLTATVIAVEDIARDTRRILLGLDEPLAFSAGQYVELVVPGSGERRQYSLANTAEEDKVLELHVRRVPGGIASDRWLFGTVAVGDRVEAIGPLGDFHVPAADADEGEPMVLIGGGTGLAPLVGIVRTALARHPEREVVLYHGVRGRADLYDLTRFEELAAVYPGFRFVPVLSDEPTGTGGDGTSYRHGFPTDVFVDDVASARGWSGWLCGPPPMVEAGVRAFKRRRMAPRLIHREKFTPADSAQEA from the coding sequence GTGACGATCACCGTCGGCGAGCGCCGGGTGGAGGCCGCCGCCGACCAGACGGTCCTCGAGGCGCTGCTGCGCGCCGGGGTGTGGATGCCGAACTCCTGCAACCAGGGCACCTGCGGCACCTGCAAGCTGCAGGTGGTGTCCGGCGAGGTGGACCACCGCGACTCCCCGCTCGACACCCTCACCCCCGACGAGCGCGCCGCCGGCTTGGCGCTGGCGTGCCAGGCCCGCCCCTGCGGCGACACCGAGGTGGCGCTGCGCGGCGCGGACAGCGGCCGGACCACGCACCCGCTGCGGGACCTGACCGCCACCGTGATCGCCGTCGAGGACATCGCCCGCGACACCCGGCGGATCCTGCTGGGGCTCGACGAGCCGCTGGCCTTCAGCGCCGGACAGTACGTCGAGCTGGTGGTCCCCGGCAGCGGCGAGCGCCGTCAGTACTCGTTGGCCAACACGGCCGAGGAGGACAAGGTCCTCGAGCTCCACGTCCGCCGGGTGCCGGGCGGGATCGCCAGCGACCGCTGGCTGTTCGGCACCGTCGCCGTCGGCGACCGGGTCGAGGCGATCGGCCCGCTGGGCGACTTCCACGTGCCCGCCGCGGACGCCGACGAGGGCGAGCCGATGGTGCTGATCGGCGGCGGCACCGGACTGGCGCCCCTGGTCGGCATCGTCCGGACGGCGCTCGCCCGCCACCCCGAGCGGGAGGTGGTGCTCTACCACGGGGTCCGTGGCCGCGCCGACCTCTACGACCTGACCCGGTTCGAGGAGCTCGCGGCGGTGTACCCGGGCTTCCGGTTCGTCCCCGTCCTCTCCGACGAGCCCACCGGGACCGGCGGCGACGGCACGTCGTACCGCCACGGCTTCCCGACCGACGTCTTCGTCGACGACGTGGCCAGCGCCCGCGGCTGGTCCGGCTGGCTGTGCGGCCCGCCGCCGATGGTCGAGGCCGGTGTGCGAGCGTTCAAGCGGCGCCGGATGGCGCCGCGGCTGATCCACCGCGAGAAGTTCACCCCCGCCGACAGTGCCCAGGAGGCCTGA
- a CDS encoding MFS transporter — translation MPDHSPTLVRAAGASYFPIALVARLPYAMMVVGVLTLVVAGRDSLAFGGLNSAVVGLGAATVGPLLGAAADRFGQRRVLLVSGVASTTALGLMAWVVYSPLPAVAVLAVAYVVGASAPQIAPMSRSRLVQIIGARIAPGRRSRTFDATMAHESAADELVFIVGPFVVGLLGTMLDPWAPVAGAAVLTLVFVTAFALHPSALAAAGADERATRPAPAREIARPPLLAVVAGIFGVGLFFGSMLTSLTAFMADHGEPASAGLVYGVMGIGSATLALGVALFPAAFSLRARWLVFGGTMLAGAALLPLVSSVAAMCGVLLLIGCGIGPTMVTQYSLGALRSPAGRSATVMTILGSAVIVGQSLASAVTGEVADRFGTSAALFLPVVAALVVVAAGVLNAVLSPVPPQSPSTRMVTPPLANAGTSA, via the coding sequence ATGCCTGATCACTCCCCGACGCTGGTGCGGGCCGCCGGTGCGTCGTACTTCCCGATCGCGCTGGTCGCGCGGCTGCCCTACGCGATGATGGTGGTCGGCGTGCTGACCCTGGTCGTCGCCGGCCGTGACTCGCTCGCCTTCGGCGGCCTCAACTCCGCGGTCGTCGGCCTCGGCGCGGCGACCGTCGGGCCGCTGCTGGGTGCGGCGGCCGACCGGTTCGGGCAGCGCCGGGTGCTGCTGGTCAGCGGTGTCGCGTCGACGACGGCGCTGGGCCTGATGGCGTGGGTCGTCTACAGCCCGTTGCCGGCGGTGGCCGTGCTGGCGGTGGCGTACGTCGTGGGGGCCAGTGCGCCGCAGATCGCGCCGATGTCGCGCAGCCGTCTGGTGCAGATCATCGGCGCCCGGATCGCGCCGGGCCGCCGGTCGCGCACCTTCGACGCGACCATGGCCCACGAGTCCGCGGCCGACGAGCTGGTGTTCATCGTCGGCCCGTTCGTGGTCGGCCTGCTCGGCACCATGCTCGACCCGTGGGCGCCGGTCGCCGGCGCGGCGGTGCTCACCCTGGTCTTCGTGACGGCCTTCGCGCTGCACCCCTCGGCCCTGGCCGCGGCGGGTGCGGACGAGCGGGCCACCCGGCCGGCGCCGGCTCGGGAGATCGCGCGCCCGCCGCTGCTCGCGGTGGTCGCCGGGATCTTCGGGGTGGGGCTGTTCTTCGGCTCGATGCTGACCTCGCTGACGGCGTTCATGGCCGACCACGGCGAGCCGGCCTCCGCCGGCCTGGTGTACGGCGTGATGGGCATCGGCTCCGCGACCCTGGCCCTCGGCGTCGCCCTGTTCCCGGCCGCCTTCTCGCTGCGGGCCCGGTGGCTGGTGTTCGGCGGCACCATGCTCGCCGGGGCGGCGCTGCTGCCGCTGGTGTCGTCGGTCGCGGCGATGTGCGGGGTGCTGCTGCTCATCGGCTGCGGCATCGGCCCGACCATGGTGACCCAGTACAGCCTCGGCGCGCTGCGCAGCCCGGCCGGCCGGTCCGCGACCGTGATGACGATCCTCGGCTCGGCCGTGATCGTCGGCCAGTCGCTCGCCTCGGCGGTGACCGGGGAGGTCGCCGACCGGTTCGGCACCTCCGCCGCGCTCTTCCTGCCGGTCGTCGCGGCCCTGGTGGTCGTCGCGGCGGGGGTGCTGAACGCCGTCCTCAGCCCGGTGCCGCCTCAGTCGCCCTCGACCAGGATGGTCACCCCGCCGCTGGCGAACGCCGGCACGTCGGCCTGA
- a CDS encoding EthD family reductase — MPTLTVLYGIPSDPDAFRRHYDEVHVPLARALPGATALRYSLAVETLAGEHPVFASFHAEFPTREALDAALASPEGQAAQADVPAFASGGVTILVEGD; from the coding sequence ATGCCCACGTTGACCGTCCTCTACGGGATCCCGAGTGACCCTGACGCCTTCCGCCGCCACTACGACGAGGTGCACGTCCCGCTCGCGAGGGCGCTGCCGGGCGCGACCGCGCTGCGGTACTCGCTCGCCGTGGAGACGCTCGCCGGCGAGCACCCCGTCTTCGCCAGCTTCCACGCGGAGTTCCCGACCCGGGAGGCGCTCGACGCGGCGCTCGCGTCGCCCGAGGGCCAGGCGGCTCAGGCCGACGTGCCGGCGTTCGCCAGCGGCGGGGTGACCATCCTGGTCGAGGGCGACTGA
- a CDS encoding thioesterase family protein, producing MSTQPTYDQLVTLPAYAVQPVPSAFEDSNGFLNVRHYLGIGSEGLDESLYDIGIPFNWPVLSGFACLSAEHHLTYLHELKTGDQMSVRVRLLGRSERAAHALVFVLDDTNQRVACVFEEIFLCVEIADRKTAPWPAEIAAGLDQRVAEHAAIGWEPVTSGCLKLR from the coding sequence ATGAGCACGCAGCCGACCTACGACCAGCTCGTCACCCTGCCCGCCTACGCGGTCCAGCCGGTCCCCAGCGCGTTCGAGGACAGCAACGGCTTCCTCAACGTGCGCCACTACCTCGGCATCGGCAGCGAGGGCCTCGACGAGTCCCTCTACGACATCGGGATCCCGTTCAACTGGCCCGTGCTCAGCGGCTTCGCGTGCCTCTCGGCCGAGCACCACCTCACCTACCTGCACGAGCTCAAGACCGGCGACCAGATGTCCGTGCGGGTGCGCCTGCTCGGCCGCTCCGAGCGCGCGGCGCACGCCCTCGTGTTCGTCCTCGACGACACCAACCAGCGGGTCGCCTGCGTCTTCGAGGAGATCTTCCTCTGCGTCGAGATCGCCGACCGCAAGACCGCGCCCTGGCCCGCTGAGATCGCCGCGGGGCTGGACCAGCGGGTCGCGGAGCACGCCGCCATCGGGTGGGAGCCGGTGACCTCGGGGTGTCTCAAGCTGCGCTAG
- a CDS encoding SDR family NAD(P)-dependent oxidoreductase, giving the protein MELEGRRVLVVGGASGIGAGVVAVARREGAEVLVADRSAGTDAEVDVTDEWSCARLADVVRACWGGLDGLVLTAGAAHMQRVGEVDAEAWQRLLAVNVVGASNLVTALLPLLGPDASVVTVASSTAHRSYPGMGAYAASKAALVRWSLVCARELAGRGIRVNCVSPGPVDTPMLRGDAPPGVPADEFVAMVGRLTALGRVGRPEEVAEPIAFLLSARAAFVTGTVVHVDGGETAYDGPGADLH; this is encoded by the coding sequence ATGGAGCTCGAGGGCAGGCGGGTGCTGGTGGTGGGCGGTGCGTCGGGGATCGGCGCCGGCGTGGTGGCGGTTGCCCGGCGGGAGGGGGCCGAGGTGCTCGTCGCCGACCGGTCCGCCGGCACCGACGCCGAGGTGGACGTGACCGACGAGTGGTCCTGCGCGCGGCTGGCGGACGTCGTACGGGCGTGCTGGGGTGGGCTCGACGGGCTGGTGCTCACCGCCGGCGCCGCCCACATGCAGCGCGTCGGCGAGGTCGACGCCGAGGCCTGGCAGCGGCTCCTCGCGGTCAACGTCGTGGGCGCGAGCAACCTGGTCACGGCGCTGCTTCCACTCCTGGGGCCGGACGCCTCGGTGGTGACGGTCGCGTCGTCCACGGCGCACCGCAGCTATCCGGGGATGGGCGCCTACGCCGCCTCCAAGGCGGCGCTGGTGCGGTGGAGCCTGGTCTGCGCGCGTGAGCTCGCCGGTCGGGGGATCCGGGTCAACTGCGTGAGCCCCGGGCCGGTGGACACCCCGATGCTGCGCGGTGACGCCCCGCCGGGCGTCCCGGCCGACGAGTTCGTCGCGATGGTCGGGCGGCTCACCGCGCTGGGCCGGGTGGGGCGGCCCGAGGAGGTGGCCGAGCCGATCGCCTTCCTGCTCTCGGCGCGCGCCGCGTTCGTCACCGGCACGGTGGTGCACGTCGACGGAGGCGAGACGGCGTACGACGGGCCGGGCGCGGACCTGCACTGA